Proteins from a genomic interval of Xylocopa sonorina isolate GNS202 chromosome 6, iyXylSono1_principal, whole genome shotgun sequence:
- the LOC143424602 gene encoding kinesin-like protein KIF13A isoform X1, with product MATDKIKVAVRVRPFNRRELELGTQCVVEMSGQQTILQHPTTMDKIERNKPKSFAFDHCFYSLDPGAENFASQDVVFDALGRDILDNAFQGYNACIFAYGQTGSGKSYTMMGSGENKGIIPRLCDNLFDMIAKQQSSELTYKVEVSYMEIYNEKVHDLLDPKPNKQSLKVREHNVLGPYVDGLSQLAVTSFQDIDNLMAEGNKSRTVAATNMNSESSRSHAVFSVILTQTLTDSKSGVSGEKVSRMSLVDLAGSERAVKTGAVGDRLKEGSNINKSLTTLGLVISKLADQNSGSNKNKDKFVPYRDSVLTWLLKDNLGGNSKTVMVATISPAADNYEETLSTLRYADRAKRIVNHAVVNEDPNARIIRELRQEVEALKEMLLHATGQGSIVGQQRTDITEKLSESERLMKEMSQTWEEKLVKTERLQHERQQALEKMGISVQASGIQVEKNKYYLVNLNDDPSLNELLVYYLKERTLVGGRSAKTDQDIQLHGLGILPEHCVITIEETGLYMTPLNGARCFVNGTQVVEKTPLLHGDRIVWGNHHFFRVNCPRSATAINSEPQTPAQNIDYTFAREELMLNELSNDPIQRAIARLEKQHEEDKQVALEKQRQEYERQFQQLRNILSPSTPYSPYVPYDPFRGSQSGKLPACTPTTQMRVEKWAQERDEMFKRSLGQLKADILKANALVQEANFLAEEMDKQTKFSVTLQIPPNNLSPNRKSVFFQRGAFVSEPAILVKRTNMGSQVWSMEKLENKLVDMRDMYEDRKDPNNCQRLPAIKDEVPGKTQDPFYESQENHNLIGVANIFLEVLFHDVRLDYHTPIISQQGEVAGRLQVEISRISGHFPQDRICEAASESSADSTSSEPEDYSGTSHITCRVTIKQATGLPLSLSHFVFCQYMFCGHPDPIVIPAVDNSEQLTSSCQTGQRDSLVFKFNYTKDFTVPITEEFIEHCAEGALSIEVWGHRSAGFSRSKPGWEVEQLLAKARSLADRWSELTRKIELWVEIQELNEQGEYSPVDVLVKQDTWTGGIYQLRQGQQRRIQVRVKPVQNSGTLPIICQSILNIAVGSVSVRNRLQIPLDSYQDEDLSILREKWSEALMRRRQYLDQQIQKLINKQDKTEQDIEREQSLVDQWVNLTEERNAVLVPGPGSGIPGAPADWNPPAGMEPHIPVLFLDLNADDLSTHQSGEEVSVTGLNSILPKEHGNKFYNLPIIRRVEKDVCAIAAWDSSIHDNIHLNKVTDANERVFLILKTTVRLSHPAPMDLVLRKRLALNIYKRQSITDRIFKRIVRTDCLTQTGVTYEVVSNIPKASEELEDRESLAQIAASGEDNNLCDGETYIEKYTRGVSAVESILTLDRLRQSVAVKELLQAQGQPLMRKTASVPNFSQVLLPLRRLGRTIMRSDTSMDALNVTRSESVTDLNTELNGLLHPRRASTGHTRNDENFVPAPAKPFGIARPTFLNLNLNLNSLTRLQQSTSAKSSPNMVGGKLGLRMTTLHEETSNAGNQLTTPVHDEDEEKSDADYSEYDSYQAPAKPVKPLTSSRTLDSLVELQSTKINTPSMSSSGYGSEAVSTTNLTSEDSISVKSISVDETPDMEYRNLLDSKKPERMDSSLVEETPEEYMGDVTNALDKFNAMLNTCNEERTRKNLEDTGAYMDADIDSPVSSTKSDSDANTNSSHAVSNQKKDAPSQVSSNRRKSDMEISQASNSGEDSPLEGTSVVHTKLPPGKVVRRRKASASTGRPTSSQHRASFPMVRPQVSESKAAARLEQSMQPNMPYENGNNSSSERIDDDVSDKSSAFGSRHDLSRVETPLPDWVVVGESVLVRPYSYSGVIAYVGPTEFASGTWIGIELDAPTGKNDGAVNGHRYFTCRAKCGIFVKVDKLIQDKRGRALRNYTMPQPAPMRRSVSRGEGLHSLHRSRSRGEGLSTTGTRSSPRGK from the exons GAACAAACCGAAATCGTTCGCGTTCGATCACTGTTTCTATTCCCTGGACCCGGGGGCGGAAAATTTCGCGAGCCAAGACGTGGTGTTCGACGCCTTGGGTCGCGACATTTTGGACAATGCGTTCCAGGGGTACAACGCCTGCATTTTCGCCTACGGCCAAACCG GGTCCGGGAAGTCGTACACGATGATGGGAAGCGGCGAGAACAAAGGCATCATACCGCGGCTCTGCGACAACCTATTCGACATGATCGCGAAGCAGCAGAGCTCGGAGCTCACGTACAAGGTGGAAGTCTCGTACATGGAGATCTACAACGAGAAGGTGCACGACCTGCTGGATCCGAAGCCGAACAAGCAGTCGTTGAAAGTCAGGGAGCACAATGTCCTGGGCCCGTACGTGGACGGACTTAGTCAGCTCGCGGTCACATCCTTCCAG GACATCGACAATCTGATGGCGGAGGGCAACAAGTCGAGGACGGTGGCAGCGACGAACATGAACTCGGAGAGCTCGCGCTCGCACGCGGTCTTCTCCGTGATTCTGACGCAGACGTTGACGGACTCGAAGAGCGGGGTCAGCGGCGAGAAGGTCTCGAGGATGAGCCTGGTCGACTTGGCGGGGAGCGAAAGGGCTGTGAAAACTGGGGCGGTGGGCGATAGGCTTAAAGAAGGAAGCAATATAAACAA ATCCCTAACGACGTTGGGTCTAGTCATTTCGAAGCTGGCGGATCAGAACTCCGGAAGTAATAAGAATAAGGACAAGTTCGTGCCGTACAGGGACTCCGTTCTGACGTGGCTGCTCAAG GACAACCTCGGTGGAAACAGTAAGACAGTAATGGTGGCGACTATATCACCAGCCGCGGATAATTACGAGGAGACGCTTTCCACGCTGCGATACGCGGACAGAGCCAAGAGAATCGTTAATCACGCGGTGGTTAATGAGGACCCGAACGCGAGGATCATCCGTGAACTGAGGCAAGAGGTGGAGGCGCTTAAGGAGATGCTGTTACACGCGACC GGACAGGGATCGATAGTCGGGCAGCAACGCACAGACATTACCGAGAAGCTGTCGGAGTCGGAACGATTgatgaaggaaatgtcgcagacGTGGGAGGAGAAGCTGGTGAAAACGGAGAGGCTGCAGCACGAGAGGCAGCAGGCGTTGGAGAAAATGGGAATCAGCGTCCAAGCCTCTGGTATCCAAGTGGAAAAGAACAAGTATTACCTCGTTAATCTTAACGACGATCCGAGCTTGAACGAGCTGCTAGTTTATTATCTAAAA GAGAGGACGCTGGTGGGAGGACGTTCGGCTAAAACGGACCAAGACATCCAGCTGCACGGGCTGGGGATCCTACCTGAACACTGTGTCATCACGATAGAGGAGACTGGCCTCTACATGACGCCATTGAACGGTGCTAGGTGTTTCGTGAACGGCACTCAGGTGGTGGAGAAGACGCCTCTGTTGCACGGGGACAGGATCGTCTGGGGAAATCATCATTTCTTCCGAGTGAATTGCCCCAGAAGCGCAACAG CCATCAACAGCGAGCCCCAGACACCCGCTCAGAATATCGATTACACCTTCGCCAGGGAGGAGCTGATGCTTAACGAGCTGTCGAACGATCCTATTCAGAGAGCCATCGCTAGACTCGAGAAGCAACACGAGGAGGATAAACAG GTCGCGTTGGAGAAGCAGAGGCAAGAGTACGAGCGACAGTTCCAGCAGCTGCGCAACATCCTGTCCCCGTCGACGCCTTACTCGCCCTACGTGCCGTACGACCCGTTCAGGGGCAGCCAGAGCGGCAAACTGCCCGCGTGCACGCCGACCACGCAGATGCGAGTGGAGAAGTGGGCCCAGGAGAGGGACGAGATGTTCAAGAGGAGTCTGGGACAGCTGAAGGCGGACATACTCAAGGCGAACGCGCTGGTGCAGGAGGCGAACTTCCTCGCGGAGGAGATGGACAAGCAGACCAAGTTCAGCGTCACTCTGCAAATACCTCCGAACAATTTGAGTCCAAACAGGAAG AGTGTATTCTTTCAGCGGGGCGCGTTCGTCAGCGAGCCCGCGATTCTAGTGAAGAGGACGAACATGGGCAGCCAGGTCTGGTCCATGGAGAAGTTGGAGAACAAACTGGTCGACATGCGGGATATGTACGAGGACAGGAAGGATCCCAACAATTGTCAACGACTACCTGCCATTAAG GACGAAGTGCCCGGAAAGACACAGGATCCGTTCTACGAGTCCCAGGAGAACCACAATCTAATCGGAGTAGCGAATATTTTCTTAGAGGTTCTCTTTCACGACGTACGGTTAGACTATCACACGCCAATAATCAGCCAACAGGGAGAAGTCGCTGGACGACTGCAGGTCGAGATTAGCCGTATATCCGGCCACTTCCCGCAGGATCGCATCTGCGAGGCTGCCTCAGAGTCGTCCGCGGACTCGACCTCCTCGGAGCCCGAGGACTACTCTGGCACGAGTCACATCACCTGTCGCGTCACCATCAAACAGGCAACCGGTTTGCCGTTGTCCCTCAGCCATTTTGTATTCTGCCAGTACATGTTCTGCGGCCACCCGGACCCGATCGTGATCCCAGCCGTGGACAACTCGGAGCAGCTCACCTCGAGCTGCCAGACGGGCCAGAGGGACTCGTTGGTGTTCAAGTTCAACTACACGAAGGACTTCACTGTGCCCATCACCGAGGAGTTTATCGAGCACTGCGCTG AGGGGGCCTTGAGCATAGAGGTCTGGGGACACAGAAGCGCTGGATTCTCGCGGAGCAAACCAGGATGGGAGGTCGAGCAACTGCTTGCCAAAGCTAGATCTCTGGCCGACCGCTGGTCCGAGTTGACGCGGAAAATCGAACTCTGGGTGGAGATCCAAGAGCTGAACGAGCAAGGGGAATACTCGCCAGTCGACGTGCTTGTGAAGCAGGACACGTGGACAG GTGGGATCTATCAGTTGCGACAAGGGCAGCAACGACGAATACAAGTCCGCGTGAAACCAGTACAAAATTCGGGGACGTTGCCCATCATCTGCCAGTCGATATTGAATATCGCGGTTGGCAGCGTGTCAGTGAGAAATCGTCTTCAGATTCCGTTGGACAGTTATCAGGACGAAGATTTGAGCATACTGAGGGAGAAATGGAGCGAGGCTTTGATGAGACGGAGGCAATACTTAGACCAACAGATACAGAAACTTATTAACAAACAAG ATAAAACCGAGCAAGACATAGAGCGAGAACAGAGTCTGGTCGATCAGTGGGTTAATCTAACGGAAGAAAGAAACGCAGTGCTAGTTCCTGGGCCAGGATCGGGGATCCCAGGAGCACCAGCTGACTGGAATCCTCCAGCAGGCATGGAACCACATATCCCTGTTCTGTTTCTCGATCTCAATG CCGACGACCTCTCGACCCATCAATCAGGCGAAGAAGTATCCGTAACCGGATTGAACTCCATCCTACCCAAAGAACACGGCAACAAGTTCTACAATCTGCCCATCATTCGTCGTGTAGAGAAGGACGTGTGCGCGATCGCTGCTTGGGACTCGAGTATACACGACAACATACATCTGAACAAAGTTACAGATG CGAACGAACGAGTTTTCCTAATCCTGAAAACGACCGTGCGCCTCTCGCATCCGGCGCCCATGGACCTCGTGCTGCGCAAACGACTGGCGTTGAACATCTACAAACGACAGAGCATCACGGACAGGATCTTCAAGAGGATCGTGCGCACCGATTGTCTGACTCAGACAGGCGTCACCTACGAGGTCGTTTCGAATATACCAAAGGCGAGCGAGGAGCTGGAGGACCGCGAGAGTTTGGCTCAGATAGCCGCCAGCGGCGAGGACAACAACCTCTGCGACGGCGAGACGTACATCG AAAAATATACGCGCGGTGTATCTGCGGTGGAGAGTATCTTAACTTTAGACCGGTTACGGCAAAGTGTCGCGGTAAAAGAGTTACTGCAAGCACAAGGTCAGCCACTTATGCGCAAGACAGCAAGCGTGCCCAACTTCTCGCAGGTACTACTGCCTCTTCGCCGTCTCGGACGCACT ATCATGAGATCAGACACGTCGATGGACGCTCTGAACGTGACGCGTTCTGAAAGCGTGACCGATCTGAACACGGAGTTGAACGGGCTGCTGCACCCGCGACGCGCGTCCACGGGTCACACCAGGAACGACGAGAACTTCGTTCCAGCGCCAGCGAAACCATTTGGAATCG CGAGACCAACTTTCCTGAATCTCAACCTGAATCTCAACTCATTGACACGTCTGCAACAATCCACCTCTGCCAAGT CGTCCCCGAATATGGTCGGCGGTAAATTGGGTCTACGAATGACCACTCTGCACGAGGAGACGTCCAACGCTGGCAACCAATTGACCACGCCTGTacacgacgaggacgaggagaagAGCGACGCTGATTACTCGGAATACGACTCGTATCAG GCGCCGGCGAAACCAGTAAAACCGCTAACTTCTTCACGCACACTGGATTCGCTCGTGGAACTTCAATCGACGAAGATCAACACGCCAAGCATGAGCAGCAGCGGCTACGGTTCCGAGGCGGTATCCACGACGAACCTCACGTCCGAGGACTCGATCTCGGTTAAATCGATCAGCGTCGACGAGACCCCGGACATGGAGTACAGAAATCTGCTGGACAGCAAGAAACCAGAACGGATGGACAGCTCGTTGGTCGAGGAGACGCCTGAGGAGTACATGGGCGACGTCACTAACGCGTTGGACAAGTTCAACGCGATGCTGAACACTTGCAACGAAG AGCGTACAAGGAAGAACCTGGAGGATACAGGCGCGTACATGGACGCGGACATCGACAGTCCAGTTTCATCGACGAAGAGCGACAGCGACGCGAATACCAATTCGAGCCACGCTGTTTCCAATCAGAAGAAGGACGCACCGAGCCAAGTATCGAGTAATCGACGGAAAAGTGACATGGAGATCAGCCAGGCGTCGAATTCTGGAGAAGACAGCCCCTTGGAGGGCACCTCGGTTGTCCACACGAAGCTACcaccgggcaag GTCGTGCGACGAAGGAAAGCTTCCGCCAGCACAGGAAGGCCTACCAGTTCCCAGCACAGGGCTTCGTTCCCCATGGTCCGTCCACAAGTTTCAGAGAGCAAAGCCGCGGCACGACTGGAACAATCGATGCAACCGAACATGCCCTACGAAAATGGTAACAACAGCTCGTCCGAACGAATCGACG ACGACGTGAGCGACAAAAGTTCAGCTTTCGGCTCGCGACACGACTTAAGCAGAGTCGAGACTCCGCTCCCAGACTGGGTTGTAGTCGGCGAATCGGTACTGGTTCGTCCTTACAGCTACTCGGGTGTGATAGCGTACGTTGGACCGACGGAATTCGCGTCTGGGACGTGGATAGGAATTGAACTCGACGCTCCGACTG GTAAAAACGACGGTGCTGTAAATGGCCACAGGTACTTCACGTGTCGAGCGAAATGCGGGATATTCGTGAAAGTGGACAAACTGATTCAAGACAAGCGAGGCAGAGCACTTAGAAACTACACCATGCCCCAGCCTGCACCGATGCGCAGAAGCGTTAGCAGAG GCGAGGGTTTACATTCCCTGCACCGAAGTCGGAGCCGAGGTGAGGGCCTCTCAACAACGGGCACGCGATCTTCACCACGGGGCAAGTAA